A single region of the Candidatus Parvarchaeota archaeon genome encodes:
- a CDS encoding type 2 isopentenyl-diphosphate Delta-isomerase: MVERTIKSRKAQHVKIVETKDVEYRKATGFDDIDFVHCAMPDLDFAKIDTSLQLFGKKLSAPIMIDSMTGGYEGAGQINQKLAKAAQENQVAFSFGSMRAMLKSPEFTSTYKVRDVAPDIPIIGNVGAVNLPQMGVKGIEGAVKKLELDALAVHFNPLQEAVQMEGDRDFS; this comes from the coding sequence ATGGTTGAAAGGACGATAAAATCAAGGAAAGCGCAGCACGTGAAAATAGTCGAGACCAAGGACGTAGAGTACAGGAAGGCAACCGGTTTTGACGACATTGATTTTGTCCACTGTGCAATGCCGGACCTTGACTTTGCAAAAATCGACACAAGCCTGCAGTTATTTGGCAAGAAGCTTTCCGCCCCGATAATGATTGACTCAATGACTGGCGGCTATGAGGGTGCGGGGCAGATTAACCAAAAGCTTGCCAAGGCTGCGCAGGAAAACCAAGTCGCCTTCTCGTTTGGCTCCATGAGGGCAATGCTCAAGTCGCCGGAATTCACTTCAACGTATAAAGTCAGGGACGTTGCGCCTGACATACCAATAATTGGCAACGTGGGCGCAGTGAACCTGCCGCAGATGGGAGTAAAGGGAATTGAAGGCGCAGTAAAAAAATTGGAGCTGGATGCGCTTGCAGTCCACTTCAACCCGCTTCAAGAAGCAGTCCAAATGGAAGGCGACAGGGATTTTTCA